The Rhinopithecus roxellana isolate Shanxi Qingling chromosome 14, ASM756505v1, whole genome shotgun sequence genome includes a window with the following:
- the LOC104667733 gene encoding uncharacterized protein LOC104667733, with protein MPTLKIVFPRSTGWRPEIYISAGRQSWCGTHPIPTRKPFPSRFAALPRDWQTMTLQTVKRPSALPSPVPPKTATRSGPSREFPLPDRQPERSGTEKTQQRPPLLPPQHLPQPAPSFSQPHVTSGPGKRSEDLRRGRASEATARTAMQGAADAAGPHFSLSGRP; from the coding sequence ATGCCAACACTCAAGATAGTTTTCCCACGTTCCACAGGGTGGAGGCCTGAAATTTACATCTCAGCTGGAAGGCAAAGCTGGTGCGGTACTCATCCTATTCCAACCAGAAAACCTTTCCCCAGCAGGTTTGCCGCGCTGCCCCGCGACTGGCAAACAATGACCTTACAGACCGTGAAGAGGCCGTCGGCTCTGCCGTCGCCGGTGCCTCCGAAGACGGCGACCCGCAGCGGCCCCTCAAGGGAGTTCCCCCTGCCAGACCGACAGCCTGAGCGCTCCGGGACAGAGAAAACTCAGCAAAGGCCGCCGCTGCTACCACCTCAGCACCTCCCCCAACCCGCCCCTTCCTTCTCGCAGCCGCACGTCACGTCAGGACCCGGCAAGAGGAGCGAAGATTTGCGTAGGGGACGAGCCTCTGAGGCCACGGCTCGCACGGCCATGCAGGGCGCCGCAGATGCAGCCGGACCTCACTTTTCCCTGTCAGGACGACCCTAG